The proteins below come from a single Oryzomicrobium terrae genomic window:
- a CDS encoding LysE family translocator, giving the protein MDGLSAFATLTAVHLLAAATPGPDFAMVIRQSLLAGRRAGLLTSLGIALGLSVHIAYSAAGLAALIAHSATWLTAFKLAGGAYLLYLGWKGLRARPTATTDASDGAPDSAPVHESALRHLVRGFLTNALNPKAPLYFLALFTLVLSPATPLPRLAAYGVWLMALQFAWFSLVTLFFTQPRVRAAFLGCGHWLERAFGAALAVLGLRLLLSTER; this is encoded by the coding sequence ATGGACGGACTCTCGGCCTTTGCCACCCTCACCGCCGTGCATCTGCTGGCGGCGGCGACACCCGGCCCCGACTTCGCCATGGTGATCCGCCAGTCGCTGCTCGCCGGACGGCGGGCGGGGCTGCTCACCAGCCTGGGCATCGCCCTCGGGCTATCGGTGCACATCGCCTATTCCGCCGCCGGCCTGGCGGCCCTGATCGCCCACTCGGCCACCTGGCTCACCGCCTTCAAGCTGGCCGGCGGCGCTTACCTGCTCTACCTGGGCTGGAAGGGCCTGCGTGCCCGGCCCACGGCAACGACGGACGCCTCCGACGGCGCGCCGGACAGCGCCCCCGTGCATGAATCGGCCCTGCGCCACCTGGTCCGGGGCTTTCTCACCAACGCCCTCAATCCCAAGGCGCCCCTGTACTTCCTCGCCCTGTTCACCCTGGTGCTCAGCCCGGCCACGCCCCTGCCGCGCCTGGCCGCCTATGGCGTGTGGCTGATGGCGTTGCAGTTCGCCTGGTTTTCCCTGGTCACCCTGTTCTTCACCCAGCCCCGGGTGCGCGCCGCCTTCCTGGGCTGCGGCCACTGGCTGGAGCGGGCCTTCGGCGCTGCCCTGGCGGTGCTCGGCCTGCGCCTGTTGCTGAGCACGGAACGCTGA
- the ahcY gene encoding adenosylhomocysteinase, translated as MNAVADLKGDFCVADLSLADWGRKEIRIAETEMPGLMAIREEFSAKQPLKGARITGSLHMTIQTAVLIETLTALGAEVRWASCNIFSTQDHAAAAIAASGVPVFAIKGESLEDYWDYTHRIFEWPAAANGEKVFSNMILDDGGDATLLLHLGARAEKDLSVLDNPDSEEAVVLFASIKAKLKTDPTWYSTRLAQIKGVTEETTTGVHRLYQMHAKGELKFPAINVNDSVTKSKFDNLYGCRESLVDGIKRATDVMIAGKIGVVLGYGDVGKGCAQSLRGLGATVWVTEIDPICALQAAMEGYRVVTMDEAAALGDIFVTTTGNVGVITHDHMKAMKNNAIVCNIGHFDSEIEVASLRQYEWENIKPQVDHIIFPDGKRLILLAEGRLVNLGCATGHPSFVMSNSFANQTLAQIELYAKTEQYPVGVYVLPKQLDEMVARLHLKKIGANLTELTDAQAAYIGVPKNGPFKPNHYRY; from the coding sequence ATGAACGCTGTGGCTGACCTCAAGGGCGACTTCTGCGTCGCCGACCTCTCCCTGGCCGACTGGGGCCGCAAGGAAATCCGCATTGCCGAGACCGAAATGCCCGGTCTGATGGCGATCCGCGAAGAATTTTCCGCCAAGCAGCCCCTGAAGGGCGCCCGCATCACCGGCTCCCTGCACATGACCATCCAGACGGCGGTGCTGATCGAGACCCTGACCGCCCTGGGCGCCGAAGTGCGCTGGGCCTCCTGCAACATCTTCTCGACCCAGGACCACGCTGCCGCCGCCATCGCCGCCAGCGGCGTGCCGGTGTTCGCCATCAAGGGCGAATCCCTGGAAGACTATTGGGACTACACCCACCGCATCTTCGAGTGGCCGGCGGCGGCGAATGGTGAAAAAGTCTTCAGCAACATGATCCTCGACGACGGCGGCGACGCCACCCTGCTGCTGCACCTGGGCGCCCGGGCCGAAAAGGATCTGTCCGTGCTCGACAACCCGGATAGCGAGGAAGCCGTGGTGCTGTTCGCCAGCATCAAGGCCAAGCTGAAGACCGACCCCACCTGGTATTCCACCCGCCTGGCCCAGATCAAGGGCGTCACCGAGGAAACCACCACCGGGGTGCACCGCCTCTACCAGATGCACGCCAAGGGCGAGCTGAAGTTCCCCGCCATCAACGTGAACGACTCGGTCACCAAGTCCAAGTTCGACAACCTCTACGGCTGCCGCGAGTCCCTGGTGGACGGCATCAAGCGCGCCACCGACGTGATGATCGCCGGCAAGATCGGCGTGGTGCTCGGCTACGGCGACGTGGGCAAGGGCTGCGCCCAGTCCCTGCGCGGCCTCGGCGCCACCGTCTGGGTCACCGAGATCGACCCCATCTGCGCCCTGCAAGCCGCCATGGAAGGCTACCGCGTGGTGACCATGGACGAAGCCGCCGCCCTGGGCGACATCTTCGTCACCACCACCGGCAACGTCGGCGTGATCACCCACGACCACATGAAGGCGATGAAGAACAACGCCATCGTCTGCAACATCGGCCACTTCGACTCCGAGATCGAAGTCGCCAGCCTGCGCCAGTACGAGTGGGAGAACATCAAGCCCCAGGTGGACCACATCATCTTCCCCGACGGCAAGCGCCTGATCCTGCTGGCCGAAGGCCGCCTGGTGAACCTGGGCTGCGCCACCGGCCACCCCAGCTTCGTCATGAGCAACTCCTTCGCCAACCAGACCCTGGCCCAGATCGAGCTGTACGCCAAGACCGAGCAGTACCCGGTGGGCGTGTACGTGCTGCCCAAGCAGCTCGACGAGATGGTCGCCCGCCTGCACCTGAAGAAGATCGGCGCCAACCTCACCGAACTGACCGACGCCCAGGCCGCCTACATCGGCGTGCCCAAGAACGGTCCCTTCAAGCCCAACCACTACCGCTACTAA
- a CDS encoding HD-GYP domain-containing protein, whose translation MLKRISVDHLRVGMYLHELCGSWMEHPFWRSAFLLEDPQDIDRLLDSSIREVWIDTAQGLDVAEGQAKEESDAAVERDLLQAASNGPVPVEKVSMSAELDRAAKICAKARQAVTSMFQEARMGKALDAANAQPLVDEISNSVLRNPGALISLARLKTADDYTYMHSVAVCALMIALARELGLSEAEAREAGMAGLLHDLGKMAIDPAILNKPGKLTDAEFLAVKSHPAEGHAMLLAGTGVSDVTLDVCLHHHEKIDGSGYPERLKGEQISLYAKMGAVCDVYDAITSNRPYKSGWDPAESLRKMAEWAEGHFDPAVFKAFVKTVGIYPVGSLVRLESGRLGIVMEQNPKSLLVPRLKVFYSTKAQARIRPEVVDLGQPGCREKIAGREDPDKWNFPDLNQLWGGPAEPL comes from the coding sequence ATGCTCAAGCGAATCTCCGTCGACCACCTGCGCGTCGGCATGTACCTGCACGAACTCTGTGGATCCTGGATGGAGCACCCCTTCTGGCGCTCCGCCTTCCTGCTCGAAGACCCCCAGGACATCGACCGCCTGCTCGACAGCAGCATCCGTGAAGTGTGGATCGATACCGCCCAGGGCCTGGATGTGGCCGAAGGCCAGGCCAAGGAGGAGTCCGACGCGGCGGTGGAGCGGGATCTGCTCCAGGCCGCCAGCAACGGCCCGGTCCCGGTGGAAAAGGTGTCGATGAGTGCCGAGCTCGACCGGGCCGCCAAGATCTGCGCCAAGGCCCGCCAGGCGGTCACCTCCATGTTCCAGGAAGCGCGCATGGGCAAGGCCCTGGACGCGGCCAACGCCCAACCCCTGGTGGACGAGATTTCCAATTCGGTGCTGCGCAACCCGGGCGCCCTGATCAGCCTGGCCCGGCTCAAGACCGCCGACGACTACACCTACATGCACTCGGTGGCGGTCTGTGCCCTGATGATCGCCCTGGCCCGGGAGCTGGGCCTGAGCGAAGCCGAAGCACGCGAGGCCGGCATGGCCGGCCTGCTCCACGACCTGGGCAAGATGGCCATCGACCCGGCCATCCTCAACAAGCCGGGCAAGCTCACCGACGCCGAATTCCTCGCCGTGAAGAGCCATCCGGCCGAGGGCCACGCCATGCTGCTGGCCGGCACCGGGGTCAGCGACGTCACCCTGGACGTGTGCCTGCATCACCACGAAAAGATCGACGGCAGCGGCTACCCGGAGCGCCTCAAGGGCGAGCAGATCAGCCTCTACGCCAAGATGGGTGCGGTCTGCGACGTCTACGACGCGATCACCTCGAACCGCCCCTACAAATCCGGCTGGGACCCGGCCGAGTCCCTGCGCAAGATGGCCGAATGGGCCGAGGGGCACTTCGACCCGGCGGTGTTCAAAGCCTTCGTCAAGACCGTGGGCATCTACCCGGTGGGTTCCCTGGTGCGCCTCGAATCGGGCCGCCTGGGGATCGTCATGGAGCAGAACCCGAAATCCCTGCTGGTGCCGCGCCTCAAGGTGTTCTACTCGACCAAGGCCCAGGCGCGCATCCGTCCGGAAGTGGTGGATCTGGGCCAACCCGGCTGCCGCGAGAAGATCGCCGGCCGGGAAGATCCGGACAAGTGGAACTTCCCCGACCTCAACCAGTTGTGGGGCGGCCCCGCCGAACCGCTCTAG
- the metK gene encoding methionine adenosyltransferase translates to MSNSYFFTSESVSEGHPDKVADQISDAILDAILTQDPKARVAAETLCNTGLVVLAGEITTHANVDYIQVARDTIRRIGYDNTEYGIDYKGCAVLVAYDKQSPDIAQGVDKAHDDGLDQGAGDQGLMFGYACDETPSLMPLPIYLSHRLVERQSLLRRDGRLPWLRPDAKSQVTIRYEDGKPVAIDTVVLSTQHSPDIPLDSLREAVIEDVIKPVLPKELIKGEIKYLVNPTGRFVIGGPQGDCGLTGRKIIVDTYGGAAPHGGGAFSGKDPSKVDRSAAYAGRYVAKNIVAAGLASKCLVQVSYAIGVAQPTSIMVETFGTGKVSNEKLTELVRAHFDLRPKGIVQMLDLLRPIYQKTAAYGHFGRDEPEFTWEATDKAQALRAAAGL, encoded by the coding sequence ATGTCGAACAGCTACTTCTTCACCTCGGAGTCCGTCTCCGAAGGCCACCCCGACAAAGTCGCGGACCAGATTTCCGACGCCATCCTGGACGCCATCCTGACCCAGGACCCCAAGGCCCGCGTCGCCGCCGAAACCCTGTGCAACACCGGTCTGGTGGTGCTGGCCGGCGAGATCACCACCCACGCCAACGTGGACTACATCCAGGTGGCCCGGGACACCATCCGCCGCATCGGCTACGACAACACCGAGTACGGCATCGACTACAAGGGCTGCGCCGTGCTGGTGGCCTACGACAAGCAGAGCCCGGACATCGCCCAGGGCGTGGACAAGGCCCACGACGACGGCCTCGACCAGGGCGCCGGCGACCAGGGCCTGATGTTCGGCTACGCCTGTGACGAAACCCCGTCCCTGATGCCCCTGCCGATCTACCTGTCCCACCGTCTGGTGGAGCGCCAGTCCCTGCTGCGCCGCGACGGCCGCCTGCCCTGGCTGCGCCCGGACGCCAAGTCCCAAGTCACCATCCGCTACGAGGATGGTAAGCCGGTAGCCATCGACACCGTGGTGTTGTCCACCCAGCACTCCCCGGACATCCCCTTGGACAGTCTGCGCGAGGCGGTGATCGAGGACGTGATCAAGCCGGTGCTGCCCAAGGAGCTGATCAAGGGCGAGATCAAGTACCTGGTGAACCCCACCGGTCGCTTCGTCATCGGTGGCCCGCAAGGCGACTGCGGCCTGACCGGTCGCAAGATCATCGTCGACACCTACGGCGGTGCCGCTCCCCACGGCGGCGGCGCCTTCTCCGGCAAGGATCCCTCCAAGGTGGACCGTTCCGCCGCCTACGCCGGCCGCTATGTCGCCAAGAACATCGTCGCCGCCGGCCTGGCCAGCAAGTGCCTGGTGCAGGTGTCCTACGCCATCGGCGTGGCCCAGCCGACCTCGATCATGGTCGAGACCTTCGGTACCGGCAAGGTGAGCAACGAGAAGCTGACCGAACTGGTGCGCGCCCACTTCGACCTGCGCCCCAAGGGCATCGTGCAGATGCTCGACCTGCTGCGCCCGATCTACCAGAAGACCGCCGCCTACGGCCACTTCGGCCGGGACGAGCCGGAATTCACCTGGGAAGCCACCGACAAGGCCCAGGCCTTGCGCGCCGCCGCCGGGCTGTAA
- a CDS encoding lysophospholipid acyltransferase family protein — MSLIYRLIFKGLACLPLPLLHGAGALLGRLAYRLSPRTRAQTRANLVQAFGAAEADRLLPTVMAESGKGAFELPTTWLSSLEAVTDRVKQVSGWEHVAEAQARGKGVIFLTPHLGCFEIAAQYLARHAHGVPITVLYREPKQAWLKEFLLAGRVRGERMKVAAADLAGVRSLIRALKHKEMVGLLPDQAPGAGQGEWLPFFGRPAYTMTLAARLTETGAATLFVYMERLPGGQGYHYHIRPPLTPLEGDTVARAAQINREVEAMIRECPAQYLWSYNRYKQPSGAPPAPEANAAAPMNSPPTAP; from the coding sequence ATGTCCCTGATTTACCGCCTTATTTTCAAAGGTCTGGCCTGTCTTCCCCTGCCCCTGCTGCACGGCGCCGGCGCCCTGCTCGGGCGCTTGGCCTACCGCCTGTCGCCCCGCACCCGGGCCCAGACCCGGGCCAATCTGGTCCAGGCCTTCGGTGCCGCCGAGGCCGACCGGTTGCTGCCGACGGTGATGGCCGAATCCGGCAAGGGAGCCTTCGAGTTGCCCACGACCTGGCTGTCCAGCCTGGAGGCGGTGACCGACCGGGTGAAGCAGGTCAGTGGCTGGGAGCACGTGGCCGAGGCCCAGGCCCGGGGCAAGGGAGTGATCTTCCTTACGCCCCATCTGGGGTGCTTCGAGATCGCCGCCCAGTACCTGGCCCGCCATGCCCACGGGGTGCCGATCACCGTGCTGTACCGGGAACCGAAGCAAGCCTGGCTGAAGGAATTTCTCCTCGCCGGGCGCGTGCGTGGCGAGCGCATGAAAGTTGCCGCCGCCGACCTGGCCGGGGTGCGCAGCCTGATCCGCGCCCTGAAGCACAAGGAGATGGTCGGCCTGCTGCCCGACCAGGCCCCCGGCGCCGGCCAGGGCGAGTGGCTGCCCTTCTTCGGCCGTCCCGCCTACACCATGACCCTGGCGGCGCGCCTGACCGAAACCGGCGCCGCCACCCTGTTCGTGTACATGGAGCGCCTGCCCGGCGGCCAGGGCTACCACTACCACATCCGTCCTCCGCTCACGCCCCTGGAAGGCGATACCGTGGCCCGCGCCGCCCAGATCAACCGGGAGGTGGAGGCCATGATCCGGGAATGCCCTGCCCAGTACCTGTGGTCCTATAACCGCTACAAGCAGCCGTCCGGCGCGCCGCCCGCACCGGAGGCCAATGCCGCTGCACCCATGAACTCACCGCCGACCGCCCCATGA
- a CDS encoding lipid A biosynthesis acyltransferase, which produces MSKFFTYLALGLLWLLHWLPLPAFVAIGRGLGWLLFWLAAPRRKVVRINLKLCFPHLSEAERERLAKDHFAMVARSFLERSILWFAPEARIRRLVRFKNQERFDALVGQPVILLAPHFVGLDWGGARIAMSYDCASMYAHQKNPILDKWLLHGRTRFGDQQLLSRQDGVRGIARALKAHRPFYYLPDMDYGPRDSIFVPFFGVQTATISGLPRLATLGRATVLPVVTRALPNGAGYEVEFGEPWTDYPTDDLEADTRRMNAEIERWVLTMPEQYYWVHKRFKTRPPGEPRIY; this is translated from the coding sequence ATGAGCAAATTCTTCACCTACCTCGCCCTGGGCCTGCTCTGGTTGCTGCACTGGCTGCCCCTGCCCGCTTTCGTCGCCATCGGCCGCGGGCTCGGCTGGCTGCTCTTCTGGCTGGCTGCGCCGCGCCGCAAGGTGGTGCGCATCAACCTCAAGCTGTGCTTCCCCCACCTCTCCGAGGCCGAGCGGGAGCGCCTCGCCAAGGATCACTTCGCCATGGTGGCGCGCAGCTTCCTCGAGCGCAGCATCCTGTGGTTTGCTCCGGAAGCGCGCATCCGCCGCCTGGTGCGCTTCAAGAACCAGGAGCGCTTCGATGCCCTGGTTGGCCAACCGGTGATCCTGCTCGCTCCCCACTTCGTCGGCCTGGACTGGGGCGGCGCACGCATCGCCATGAGCTACGACTGCGCCAGCATGTACGCCCACCAGAAGAACCCGATCCTGGACAAGTGGCTGCTGCACGGCCGCACCCGCTTCGGCGACCAGCAGCTGCTGTCGCGCCAGGACGGGGTGCGCGGCATTGCCCGGGCGCTCAAGGCCCACCGGCCGTTCTACTACCTGCCGGACATGGATTACGGTCCCCGGGATTCGATCTTCGTGCCCTTCTTCGGCGTCCAGACCGCCACCATCTCCGGCCTGCCCCGGCTGGCCACCCTGGGCCGGGCGACGGTGCTGCCAGTGGTCACCCGGGCCCTGCCCAACGGCGCCGGCTATGAAGTGGAATTCGGTGAGCCGTGGACCGACTACCCCACCGACGACCTGGAAGCCGACACCCGGCGCATGAATGCCGAGATCGAACGCTGGGTGCTGACCATGCCCGAGCAGTACTACTGGGTGCACAAGCGCTTCAAGACTCGCCCCCCGGGCGAGCCGCGCATCTACTGA
- a CDS encoding GNAT family N-acetyltransferase: MSSISRLPAGTAIRPMDAADIGPVAELARRIWQATYPGIITQDQIDYMLAQRYNATVLAEELGRDDVAWDVLWRDGARIGFAATLFPPEGEAEAKLDKLYLDPTHQRGGLGGALIAHVAERAAARGCQTLVLAVNKHNAPAIGAYRKHGFTVRESVTKDIGHGFVMDDFIMARNLSR; encoded by the coding sequence ATGAGCAGCATTTCACGCCTGCCCGCCGGCACCGCCATCCGCCCCATGGACGCGGCCGACATCGGCCCGGTGGCCGAATTGGCCCGGCGCATCTGGCAGGCCACCTACCCGGGCATCATCACCCAGGACCAGATCGACTACATGCTGGCGCAGCGCTACAACGCCACGGTGCTGGCCGAGGAGCTGGGCCGGGACGACGTGGCCTGGGACGTGCTGTGGCGCGATGGGGCGCGCATCGGTTTCGCCGCCACCTTGTTTCCGCCGGAGGGTGAAGCCGAGGCCAAGCTCGACAAGCTCTATCTGGATCCGACCCACCAGCGCGGCGGCCTGGGCGGGGCCCTGATCGCCCATGTGGCGGAACGGGCGGCCGCCCGGGGGTGCCAAACCCTCGTCCTGGCGGTCAACAAGCACAACGCCCCGGCCATCGGCGCCTATCGCAAGCACGGCTTTACCGTGCGCGAGTCCGTGACCAAGGACATCGGCCACGGCTTCGTCATGGACGACTTTATAATGGCTCGCAATCTATCCCGGTGA
- the dapF gene encoding diaminopimelate epimerase yields MNLKFSKMHGLGNDFVVIDGVRQTVNLSSAQVRALADRHFGVGCDQLLLVEPASQPGVDFRYRIFNADGGEVEQCGNGARCFVRFVHDQGLTAKRAIRVETQKGIIEPRLNDDGEVTVDMGVPVFEPDQVPFVSPSREVAQSLQVGDEEVQITAVSMGNPHAVQVVADVDRAPVERQGPIIESHPRFPKRVNAGFMQVVDRHSIRLRVYERGAGETLACGTGACAAVVAGIARGLLDSPVRVETRGGFLSIAWGGEGTPVLMTGPAVTVFSGEITL; encoded by the coding sequence ATGAATCTCAAATTTTCCAAGATGCATGGCCTGGGCAACGACTTCGTCGTCATCGACGGCGTGCGCCAGACCGTGAACCTAAGCTCCGCCCAGGTGCGCGCCCTGGCCGACCGCCACTTCGGCGTCGGCTGCGACCAGTTGCTGCTGGTGGAGCCCGCCAGCCAGCCCGGCGTCGATTTCCGCTACCGCATCTTCAACGCCGACGGCGGCGAGGTCGAGCAGTGCGGCAACGGCGCCCGCTGCTTCGTGCGCTTCGTGCACGACCAGGGCCTGACCGCCAAGCGTGCCATCCGCGTCGAGACCCAGAAAGGCATCATCGAGCCGCGCCTCAACGACGACGGCGAGGTCACGGTGGACATGGGCGTGCCCGTGTTCGAACCGGACCAGGTGCCCTTCGTCAGCCCCAGCCGGGAAGTGGCCCAGTCCCTCCAGGTGGGTGACGAGGAAGTGCAGATCACCGCCGTGTCCATGGGCAACCCCCACGCCGTGCAGGTGGTGGCCGACGTGGACCGCGCCCCGGTGGAGCGCCAGGGGCCGATCATCGAATCCCACCCGCGCTTCCCCAAGCGGGTCAACGCCGGCTTCATGCAGGTGGTGGATCGCCATTCCATCCGCCTGCGTGTCTATGAGCGCGGCGCTGGCGAGACCCTGGCCTGCGGTACCGGCGCCTGTGCCGCCGTGGTCGCCGGCATCGCCCGGGGCCTGCTCGATTCCCCGGTCCGGGTCGAGACCCGGGGCGGCTTCCTTTCTATTGCCTGGGGCGGGGAGGGCACCCCGGTGCTCATGACCGGCCCGGCCGTCACCGTCTTTTCCGGAGAAATCACCCTATGA
- a CDS encoding DUF484 family protein, whose product MSASTAALRAEDVAHYLQNHPQFFEDYADLMARVVIPHPHGGRAISITERQMLTLREQSRSLEGRLMELMRYGEQNDAISEKLHRLAVSLVAAASPLAVVNGVYLQLKEDFEIPHVALRLWETPAGLGEGAELPDFLACGEELAVFAETLGKPYCGAAHGFETSSWFGPSAPHIRSQALIALRSGGATLGMIALGSEDAERFYADMGTLYLERLGELVSAAILRVTRPA is encoded by the coding sequence ATGAGCGCCTCCACCGCCGCCCTGCGCGCCGAAGATGTCGCCCACTACCTGCAGAACCACCCTCAGTTCTTCGAGGACTACGCCGACCTGATGGCCCGGGTGGTGATCCCCCACCCCCACGGCGGGCGGGCGATCTCCATCACCGAGCGGCAGATGCTCACCCTGCGCGAGCAGAGCCGCAGCCTGGAAGGCCGGCTGATGGAGCTGATGCGCTACGGCGAGCAGAACGACGCCATCTCGGAAAAGCTGCACCGTCTGGCCGTCTCCCTGGTGGCCGCCGCCTCGCCCCTGGCGGTGGTGAATGGGGTGTATCTGCAACTCAAGGAAGACTTCGAGATCCCCCACGTTGCCCTGCGCCTGTGGGAGACCCCGGCCGGCCTGGGTGAGGGCGCCGAACTGCCCGATTTCCTGGCCTGCGGCGAGGAGCTGGCGGTGTTCGCCGAAACCCTGGGCAAGCCCTACTGCGGTGCCGCCCACGGTTTCGAGACCTCTTCCTGGTTCGGCCCCAGCGCGCCCCATATCCGCTCCCAGGCCCTGATCGCCCTGCGCAGCGGCGGCGCCACTCTGGGCATGATCGCCCTGGGCAGCGAGGATGCCGAACGCTTCTATGCCGACATGGGCACCCTCTACCTGGAGCGCCTCGGCGAGCTGGTTTCCGCTGCCATCCTGCGGGTGACCCGCCCCGCCTGA
- the xerC gene encoding tyrosine recombinase XerC: protein MARKAAPPDSAAAVELAPVPEDVARVAAFCAELRDQRRASPHTVANYGRDVTRLASLAAGLPTPLPLTALEGHHIRRFAAKLHGEGLSGRSIARLLSSWRGFYRWLVARGGPAANPVEGVRAPKSPQRLPKVLSPDEAGRLLDGQDYAGDGADERLLCRDLAMFELFYSSGLRLSELTGLNLDCLADLAGGEVRVLGKRAKPRIVPVGAAARRAIDAWLAVRGELAKPDEPALFVSRRGTRLSDRMVAARLDQRARRLGLEVHVHPHMLRHSFASHVLQSSGDLRAVQEMLGHASIASTQVYTHLDFQHLAKVYDAAHPRAKRK, encoded by the coding sequence ATGGCGCGCAAGGCGGCACCTCCTGACAGCGCCGCGGCGGTCGAGCTGGCCCCGGTGCCGGAAGACGTCGCCCGGGTGGCGGCCTTCTGTGCCGAACTGCGCGACCAGCGCCGCGCCTCGCCCCACACCGTGGCTAACTACGGCCGCGATGTGACCCGTCTGGCCAGCCTGGCCGCCGGCCTGCCGACGCCGTTGCCGCTGACCGCCCTGGAAGGGCACCACATCCGCCGCTTTGCCGCCAAGCTGCACGGCGAGGGCTTGTCCGGGCGCTCAATCGCCCGGCTGCTCTCCTCCTGGCGTGGCTTCTACCGTTGGCTGGTGGCCCGGGGCGGGCCGGCGGCCAACCCGGTGGAAGGGGTGCGCGCGCCGAAATCGCCGCAACGCCTGCCCAAGGTGCTCTCCCCGGACGAGGCCGGGCGGCTGCTCGATGGCCAGGATTACGCCGGCGACGGGGCCGACGAGCGCCTGCTCTGCCGCGACCTGGCCATGTTCGAGCTGTTCTATTCCTCGGGGCTGCGCCTGTCGGAACTGACCGGCCTCAACCTGGACTGCCTGGCCGACCTGGCCGGCGGCGAGGTGCGGGTGCTAGGCAAGCGCGCCAAGCCACGCATCGTCCCGGTGGGTGCGGCGGCGCGCCGTGCCATCGACGCCTGGCTGGCGGTGCGCGGCGAGTTGGCCAAGCCTGACGAGCCGGCCCTGTTCGTCTCGCGTCGCGGTACCCGCCTGTCCGACCGCATGGTGGCGGCCCGTCTCGACCAGCGGGCGCGCCGCCTCGGCCTGGAGGTGCACGTCCATCCCCACATGCTGCGCCACTCCTTCGCCTCCCACGTGCTGCAATCCTCCGGCGACCTGCGTGCCGTGCAGGAGATGCTCGGCCACGCCAGCATCGCCTCGACCCAGGTCTACACCCACCTGGACTTCCAGCACCTGGCCAAGGTGTACGACGCCGCCCACCCCCGGGCCAAGCGCAAATGA
- a CDS encoding VIT1/CCC1 transporter family protein yields MSIPDDSAAWGGRANPDDLRRYRRNLQSEVDSAALYRAMADHEPQPELADVYRRLAQVEEAHVEFWCRRLVKAGVQRPPLLPSWRARVLMALARRLGAKTVLPVVAAQESQDRATYDAQREASGTQMPAQERSHARLLARLASPGGATWDGGAYARLEGRHGAGGGNALRAAVLGANDGLVSTFSLVMGVAGAQFESSTVLATGLAGMLAGACSMAMGEWVSVQSSREMYARQIAAEADELAEVPAEEQAELALIYRAKGFEAAEAEAIAARVIADKDTALDTLAREELGINPDDLGGSAGNAAAASFVVFLVGALVPVLPLFYLDGQAAIVGSAVASALGLFAIGAGISLFTGRHAAWSGLRQLAIGLAAAAVTYGAGRGLEGMFGG; encoded by the coding sequence ATGAGCATCCCGGACGACTCCGCTGCGTGGGGCGGTCGCGCCAACCCCGACGACTTGCGCCGCTACCGGCGCAACCTGCAGAGCGAGGTGGACAGCGCCGCCCTGTACCGGGCCATGGCCGACCACGAGCCCCAGCCCGAACTGGCCGACGTGTACCGTCGCCTGGCCCAGGTGGAAGAGGCCCATGTCGAGTTCTGGTGCCGCCGCTTGGTCAAGGCCGGCGTCCAGCGCCCGCCCCTGCTGCCCTCCTGGCGCGCCCGGGTGCTGATGGCCCTGGCCCGGCGCCTGGGGGCCAAGACCGTGCTGCCGGTGGTGGCCGCCCAGGAGAGCCAGGACCGCGCCACCTACGACGCCCAGCGCGAGGCCAGCGGCACCCAGATGCCCGCCCAGGAGCGGTCCCACGCCCGCCTGCTCGCCCGCCTGGCGTCCCCGGGCGGGGCGACCTGGGATGGTGGCGCCTATGCCCGGCTCGAAGGCCGCCACGGCGCCGGCGGCGGCAACGCCCTGCGTGCTGCCGTGCTGGGGGCCAACGACGGGCTGGTGTCCACCTTCAGCCTGGTGATGGGGGTGGCCGGCGCCCAGTTCGAGTCGTCCACCGTGCTTGCCACCGGCCTGGCCGGCATGCTCGCCGGGGCCTGCTCCATGGCCATGGGCGAGTGGGTCTCGGTGCAGAGCAGCCGCGAGATGTACGCCCGGCAGATCGCCGCCGAGGCCGACGAACTGGCCGAGGTGCCCGCCGAGGAACAGGCCGAATTGGCCCTGATCTACCGGGCCAAGGGCTTCGAGGCCGCCGAGGCCGAGGCCATCGCCGCCCGGGTGATCGCCGACAAGGACACCGCCCTCGACACCCTGGCCCGGGAGGAACTGGGCATCAATCCGGACGACCTGGGCGGTTCCGCCGGTAACGCCGCGGCGGCCTCCTTCGTCGTTTTCCTGGTGGGAGCGCTGGTGCCGGTGCTGCCGCTTTTTTATCTCGACGGCCAGGCGGCCATCGTCGGCAGTGCCGTGGCCAGCGCCCTGGGTCTGTTCGCCATCGGCGCTGGCATTTCCCTGTTCACCGGCCGCCACGCCGCCTGGTCCGGGCTGCGCCAACTGGCCATCGGCCTGGCCGCCGCGGCGGTGACCTACGGCGCCGGGCGCGGGCTGGAAGGGATGTTCGGCGGCTGA